The sequence tttcaaaatatataatttattttttaatgaagattcaaatttataattattaatttcgTTTAAACTTGATAAACATTTGAATAAACTtatgaattataaatattttaattaaataaaataagagatcgattcaattataaataattcaaactcaaacatttaaaaattccGTTCGAGTCAACTCTACATAAGCATTGATTTGAGCGTCACCTTTGGttcttctatattttttttaaatcgaatCTTTCGATACGATCACATACACACTCAGATTTTTTACACACTTGTAGATTTCTTCATCTGAATCTCCGTCCGGTAATTAATAATGCAGTGGAATCCTACACCACCAATCGACAGACAAATATCTCGGCTCGTTCCTCAATCTTCCAATCGCAACCATGTTACTGAATTAGCGCTTCAAGGTGCGTACACTCTGAAATATGGTTTGAGTAGTCCATTTTTGTCCCAGTAGAGTCTTTTAGTGACATAATTCGATCTCCTTCCTTTTTACTTAGAAAAAGTGAGCCAGTTCAAGATAccaaaagttgaatttatattagtTATTATGCAGCATGAGATTATATAGAAAGGAGATGAAAATATgtcaaataaaagaataaaactcTAGGACATGTTAACTcgaaatttattaataatgttAAGTACTATTCATGCCAACAAACCATCGCAataataatttatcattttacTTAAATTAATAATGAAATTTTAGGAAAATATTGTTTAAAACAGTTTATACCGACATAATTCACCTTTATTGACAAAGTAGTGAGATCCTGAATGGGAAAGCGCAAACAAAAGCAAGTCAGAGCCACATACTTTCTTACAACCCACAATAGTTTCAAGCAAAATGCATCAAACGACGTTGTCATTTCAGGAGGGTCTTCACAATTGACTTCACATTGAGCTTCTTCAGGTCTGTATATGACTGCCCGCATCCGACAAACATCACAGGTGCTCCAGAAATGTAAACCATGGACAGCGCAGCTCCCACCTTGCACCATTTACGACAACAATGATAAAACTTTTGTAACtagaaaaattgcatttttgtaTCATGTACAGCATGATGAAAGGTTGGCCGAGGCCGAGGGGAATGGAATATCGGGGTATATGAAAGGGGCTACCTTGTCATCGATGGTATCGAACTTGGTAAGGAGGATTCCATCGATCAATCTTGGATTGGGCGAGGGTGAAAGTTCCCCTAGTTTCTGAAATTGAAGTTTCATCagtaaaatgatttatatgcaAGTAGAAGAAAGAGAAGGGGGGGAGCAGAATTCCAATCAACCTGATTGAACTTTGACAATTGATCAACGGCGTCGTTCCCCACAAGTGCCTCACCAACAAACAAAATAAGATCTGGACTGTTAACGTAGATCAGCTTGGACAATGCTCGCATTAATGGCTCATtgtcctgcataaatttttttaatgataacaCTGTCAAGTAACACACACTTGAAAGGGCACATATGTGACACAGAAAACTAGACTCCATTGCATTTCCTGGCCATCACTCAACATAAAACCAGTGTTACGAATATATATTGATAACAGTGCTCAAGTTTTGTTCGTGCTTCAAAAATTTACAGCGATTAACAGGAGGTGACAAGATGCACATAAATAACCATCAAATAAGCTATTTACCTGCATTCTTCCAGCTGTATCCACCAAAACAACATCTGAGCCATTTCGTAGGGCCTCTTGAATTGCTTCTTTTGCAACAATTGCAGGATCTTTCTCATAACCCTTTTCGAATATTGGGATCTGGAAATATCAAGTGCAGGTCAATTACTCTTTGTGTAAATGCTATTTCATCAAGAATAACTTCTCAAACAAATGCAGGTCAACGGCATTGTTGTTCTACCTGGAGCCTACGCGCATGTGTACGCAGCTGTTCAACAGCTCCTGATCTGAATGTGTCACAAGCAGCCATCATCACATTGATTTTATGTTGCTGAATCCAATATGCAACCTGCGCATAAgtatattgataaaattatggGGAAAAAAGCTTGCAGCTCATCTGATATCAATTTTATTTCCTTGATAAAAAGCCTAACCTTTGCAAGATTGGTGGACTTTCCAACTCCATTAACCCCGACAAAAACCACAACATATGGTTTCCCTCGTTCCTTCGCAGCATGAACATCTCTCAGAATGTCAATGGAGCGTCTGGGAGTTAATATGCGAACAAGGGCTTCTTCCATAGCCGCCTGGTGTACATCATTAATATGATTAGATTGATTTTCAAATAGCAATTAAAAGAACATGAATCTGAAGTTCAAATTCTGAAATTAGAAGGTAATTTTTTTCTGAAGAAAATGGGTTTCTTTATGACCAACTTTTGGATCTGGTAGAGTATAAAAACTGTTCAATCACCTGCACAGTTGATGAAATTCTAGTAAAAGAGGCTAGCTTCTTCCCCTCAAGGCTTGCGGCAACCGATTCACAAAGTTTTTCAGCTATTTCCTCCGCCTGCTCAAGCAATCATTTTACATAAACaggaaaaaacaataaattatgaACACGAGAACTCAAGcaaatgaatatgatgatacacATTTTTGTCGAGTAATGAAAATTATTAGCAAGAACATTTTCATGGACCATTGATTCCACCTTCCAGAAATAAGGGGAGAACAACTAGACGGGTCAAGAAATCTAACATACCACATTCTTGGTCATAAGCCTGTCCTTGAGAGCTTTAAGAGCTGGTTCTAGATCAGATTTCTCCAAATTTGCTTTTCCTGCAATACTGAAACCCCAACAGAGTCAATGAGATTTACCAACCCCGTTACAATGAAGCAACAGTAATTTTTGCGATGCATTAGAACATGCCACAAGACAGGACAGCAATGACAGAAGTCATCATTAATAAGCCCGAGAAACAGAAACAAAATCCTCCCTAAGCTAAGTCAAGCAACTTTCTACAAGGTCAATGTACAGTGATAATGAAAATGGTGCCGAATCACGTGACATCGAACAAACAACGACGGCCATGGGACAGAAAAATGACATCAATTTCTAGATCTTACCCCAAATATCCAATTTTTAAATCTCTTCACAGGCACAATTACCACTTACATTCGTGCACCGTATTCACACCAACACGACACAGGAAAAAGATCCACGTTTTAATGAAATGAGGTTGTGTTGATAATGGCACAAAAAAGATCCCAACAACATTTCTCCTCTATAATGTATCAGTACATAACTTATGCAAGTTGAAAGAAGAAAAGTCCAGGAAAATAGAAATTTTCCTTGCTTGCACGCAAGACAGAGAATATACCCCTGAAACATGGATGAGAACCAGCCTTTCTTTCCCATGTTAGCCTTGTTATCCTTCCCCGTGTCCTCCTCCTCGGTCTCAGTATCACTACTgaaattttcttctttgtcCATCATGCTCTCACCTTGATCTGTAGCTACAACAGATGTAATATCTTCCCCATTCTCACTCACTGGATCTGTAAAATCCAACTTTGGCTTGGGAGGTGAATCATCCCAGACTCTGTTCTTCTTGGTTATCTTCTTTGCTGGTTCCATCTTTGCTGATTCCATTTTGGAACTCTTACTTACAACAGTATCAGGTTTCTTTCCACCTTTGGACCTAAGCTTCTGTAACTTATTTACATCAAAAGCCCCAGTGTTGGAAGTCCCATTCTCTTTACCAATAGCATTAATCTTTGCTGGTACTTCCCTTTTcccaacatatttttttttagaattttcattTTCCAATTGGCGACCTTTGATCTTGTCACCATCTCCGTCGTCACTTCCAGATTCATCTccattcttttttttatttcctcCACCAATACTGCCATTTTGTACCTGTCCTTGCTTCTTACCAAGAGTATTATCATTAGCAGGCTTCCCAACCTGTTTTGATTTCTTCATTTCCTCAGCACGAGACTCGGCTTCCTTCTTAAGCTGCTGAAATACGTCATCGAAGTCATAGTACGAAGTTCGCTTCGGATCATAAATCTGTGAGAACTCTTGTTTAACCATAGAAAGTAAATCATCCACATACAAGAGGTGGAGAATCCTTTGATACACAGCAACAAATACAAGCCCAAGTTCATTGTGAAATGCCCACTTAAGGGTGTATGAGGCACCGGGTGCATCATAATTATACGATGCCACACCAGATCGTTCCTCCAAAAGGCAGGACCTAATTAAGGTGTCAATGGGTGACCCTCTAAGAGCATTTCCAAACTCTTTACACGTCCAGAGGATTAAACCTCCTCTCGTAAATATCAGTAATTGTTCTAACATCTTCAACAATCAACAAATTATAGCCTGCAAACAAGAAATAAGAAATGAACACTCATAGAACAACATGAATTATCCCAACATATTAATCAACAACAGACactaaaaaacaaaagaatttcTCGATTAAATAACAAAAACCAATCCAGATAACAAAATCCCAAGAGACGTAATTTCTCGATCAGGATTACCAATCCAAGAAAGAAATCAAGATTTCCCCGCTAATTACACAAATTCCTCACGCATACAAGCAGATATTAAATTCAAACCCAAAAGCAAATACAAGCACAGATCGACACCAAGAAAATAAGATCGAATACAAGAACCGCCGCACAGAAAGAgagaaaagttccaacaattcAAAACGAAAAACAAAAACCTGTGATCAAACTCGGAAGATCTATTACCTTCTTCTCTGTAGTCCCCCGGCCCTTGAAAATGAAAttgtaataatcaataaaaattgaaacttttAAAGTCGCAAGTTGCGGTATGACTTGGATTTCCTAATTTGTCGGCCCAAACGCGGGTTTGGTCATACCTGGCTCCTCCCTCCCTCAACCCACCCTTCTATTATTAGTGTTgccaaatatatgaaaatttaaatggtcGTCGATTTGTTGAAAATTGGTAGAAAACAAAAATCACCAATTTTGGAATTCTTGCTCTATTTGTAGCTTGAATTTTACAGTTCATCAAGTCAAGTCTTACATCATTTCccacaaataaattaattgaaactTAAAAAACAAAGTCGCTATTTCTAAGTAAACTTCAACGAGTTAAAACATGAGCAACTTTGTTAGCCGACCTTCACTAATGTTGAATAAGAGCTGTTAAAAACTGAGCAAGGGATTATCCATAGAAAAGTGGCCGACTCCACGATCCAACTCGTCCATCCAAATTTAAGCAAAAACTTacgtgagatggtctcacgaatcttattTTGTGTGAtcgatctcttatttgagtcattcatgaaaaaatattactttttatgtcaagagtattactttttattgtgaatatcggtaggattgactcgtctcacatataaagattcgtcagaccgtctcacaagaaacctactcccAAATTTAACGCGTGGTTGATGTATTTGTTTATGTATTTCAGGGACAAAATTTGTATGTATTTGAAAAGATTCAAGTTAAAAAGgaattacattttaaaaaaactaaaattgaatttttacatgaaaattatgtaaataacaatattattttaatatagtgCACC comes from Primulina huaijiensis isolate GDHJ02 chromosome 5, ASM1229523v2, whole genome shotgun sequence and encodes:
- the LOC140976391 gene encoding uncharacterized protein, with amino-acid sequence MLEQLLIFTRGGLILWTCKEFGNALRGSPIDTLIRSCLLEERSGVASYNYDAPGASYTLKWAFHNELGLVFVAVYQRILHLLYVDDLLSMVKQEFSQIYDPKRTSYYDFDDVFQQLKKEAESRAEEMKKSKQVGKPANDNTLGKKQGQVQNGSIGGGNKKKNGDESGSDDGDGDKIKGRQLENENSKKKYVGKREVPAKINAIGKENGTSNTGAFDVNKLQKLRSKGGKKPDTVVSKSSKMESAKMEPAKKITKKNRVWDDSPPKPKLDFTDPVSENGEDITSVVATDQGESMMDKEENFSSDTETEEEDTGKDNKANMGKKGWFSSMFQGIAGKANLEKSDLEPALKALKDRLMTKNVAEEIAEKLCESVAASLEGKKLASFTRISSTVQAAMEEALVRILTPRRSIDILRDVHAAKERGKPYVVVFVGVNGVGKSTNLAKVAYWIQQHKINVMMAACDTFRSGAVEQLRTHARRLQIPIFEKGYEKDPAIVAKEAIQEALRNGSDVVLVDTAGRMQDNEPLMRALSKLIYVNSPDLILFVGEALVGNDAVDQLSKFNQKLGELSPSPNPRLIDGILLTKFDTIDDKVGAALSMVYISGAPVMFVGCGQSYTDLKKLNVKSIVKTLLK